The segment TACGTAAATTTTATAAGACAACTTAAAGTAACGCAGTCAAATGTAAATttcataacataaataaaattactagTTGTAAAATCGTATATGTAATATCTTATAGTTTATAATAGTACAATTGcgttaaaaccaaaaaaaaaagtctagaTGCTAAATGCAAGTCCCAATCCCAGGACTGCATGGAGGTATCCAAACAAACAAATGACCATGGGTTTCGGTAACATTGAGCTATTGGGCCAAAGAGATGGGCTAAAGCCTAACATAGTAGACAAACACTGACACAATGAACTTATTCACTCGAGTTGACATTGTTGAATCTTTTAACCAAAGTGGAATACTATTATAAAATGTGCATTTCATTAGCGTCTAATTTACATCTAATGTAAGTATGTAGCTGATGCACTTATGTGAACAAAAAACTCCAACTATGACTTTACGAGATATTAATAGCAAGACGTACTAATATACTTTTTTTGGTAGGAGCAAGACGTACTAATATTTATCAATAGATATCTACGCGTTTTGTACAAGCATGTTCTTTATTCGCGaaagtctttttctttttgaacattACTTCGCGAAAATCTTTATTGTGGGATTCCTTGACGTTTCTTACTAAAACAGAGAACTTCTTAAAAAAACTATCCAATATCTAAAGTAAATGTATAATCTccactatttaaaaaaaaacttacataaaTTTTGTGTACAGAAATCTTAAGTGAGTTAAAGACAGAAGCACAAAATCTGCGAcgaaaaataaaacacaatCCGTAAAATGGATAATCTTTTATCACCACGTATGGACACGAGCATAATGTAAAGAAGACATTTTGGTATTAGTCTACGTGAAGGAGACCTCGAGTGTGTTTCTCATCatcttatcttatttttcaaCGGTTTTGTGAAAGGCAAAAAATAGAATCATGAATTTCGCTATCACATATTCTGAAGAATGTgttaaattctaaaaaaaacacTAATGTATGGAGATTGAGTATCACGATTGggaatgtttaaattttttttttttaacattaatgTATGGAGGTTGAGTATCACAATTGGAATGGTGGTTAATATCTTTGAAACATTATTGTATGGAGGTTGAATATATATCACTGAttgtcaaaatttaaaatatacgtATACCCTGACGTTCTATAGTTTATAAGTGTGGATATTTCCAAAGGCAATGTTTATGCAATGGCTCAAAACACTTCCACTCTCTCCCTGAGGCGTATATCATCGCAAACCGTAATTTATGCATTATGGGAATTTGAACGAAACAACTGGATTATTTCAAAGCAATCGATTGTGGGATAAAGAACATGTTTAGCAAGACGAGACACAATCTTTGATTCACGGTTTCCATCGATTTGGTTGATACTACACATGCAATTTCAAGTTGTCTTTCTAGGGATACCCCTTGAGATAGTCGTCTTTTTTCCTATCTTTTTTCTCTACTTCAAGCATATTTTCCTTCGCAAAATACCTGAAAACCAGTATTAGAATATTCAAGTATATCTAAATGTCAGAACGTTTCCTTTTCAATGCTATGCCTAGTTTTTAGAGCAATTGGATTGAAACTTTGTCATACATGATATAGAgaaaaattgtttataaattattactCAAAGAAAGGATAAGTTCAAGAATATGAGTTTCATCATAATCTAGGGAGCATAACAATCCAAAAATCCACACATGGCTTCAATCTAGTTTTTTTCCCTCAACTTCGAGATTTCAGTATAAAAACATTTAACGATGTATTCTGTTTTACATACGACTTTTTGGAAAGGCTATGAAAAAATCACTTGCCTTCCACTTCCTCCTTGCTTTGAACCTTTGCGACGACGGCACCTTTTGGCTTGTACTCCTAAAATTGATTTTATAGTTCTCCgtgtttatttttgaaacacttCACAGAGTTGTCCGTGTTTATTATTCTCTAAgtttaagtttatatatttactagGATACGACAAACTAGGATATTCTAGTGCTGCACTTTGCGcatgataaatttatataaaaattatttaatagatatatcgtataaaaagattaaaatttatattcttgatcgaaCTAATATTTTTCGCCCTTAAacaattctttaaaaaaattttgttaattacataatatttttattcatgaGCTGatcctatttttaaaaatattttaggtcaaaaaatcGCTTATTGCATAAGAACCTAACGTTTATGCCGAAGAATCCCAGAcatactatttggttacaatgaaactatgccAGCTCGGTGTTATATCAtaatttagcaatttaaaagttaattatggttatgagaagattacgttcacgtgccaatcctatctatttcaatatttttctttttttgtgtcgcttttttcattttggttattactcgatataaatattaattttttagtttattctcatttcgttCTTTTGTTTTGCCCTGATATTTAGAaaagtttaagatttaaaattattaaagtgatacatacttaggttagATCCTCGCCTTGtgtagaataaatattttatatttattacttttatgttttctgcatattataaaataataaaataataattacatattaaataactaaaaaacaGTTAATATTATGTATTAAATTGGCTTgcgcatataaatcaaacgatCGCTTTTCTTTATTCGCACTTTTaaggtaaataaatcaaaacaatcaatcttatatatcgaatatgatatataattaaatttaaatgatattaacatagatatatagtatacttttaatatgaatatttattataaatgagGTTTCTACTCATAATTTTATGATTCTTTGCATATCtatgtaacaaaattttacaccaaccattttttttaaaagtggattgtttagtggtttcaataatttataatcatttaaaaaaaataaagatttcaaaattaaaatattaaattttcagtATATGTTCAatgcaaatattaaaatataagtatgtattttcatatgatgcatagtttaatttaaacgatatgatatatatatatatatatattaacataaacacctattaaactaaaattatatattgatatgattttatgatcattgtatcttattatagaaaaaaatttaaaccttgatctcaaaagtttatgtgagacttttaacagttttagtaatttatacttgttttgaaaaattcaaaatacaacatatacaaaaaaaaatctagatttttattatataactaatgtaattgtgtaattattttaaaaataaataattaaacaaaattgaTAGAAATTAATTAGATTGttagcaaatctttattatttataatcattaactgccttatatattttaatcacattaggtaaaTTCTGTAGGtgttatttaagaaaaaaacatataataaatttcAAGTTGATAAATGAATGGTTCATAATGGACATattgtataatataatattctctagcaatttaattttgtactaacaaaatttttaattgattCTCAATCCGCCATGTAATCAAAACTAACATTCTAATTATGTGACAACTCAGCATgacattttttaaattaatataaattacattttataatttttaaatatttctctattaatatataggggatatattcatggaattttaatatttgagtaATGTTGCTAAAAAGGTTATAAAAAGGTTGAGAtgttataatttcaaaaaagaaaacggATTGTTATTATCCAAACACTTATTTATCTAACAATATTTGTTTTAGTTGCTGGTTTTTCAAAATTGAAGCTAAAAAATATTTCCGTTCAACTATATTTCATAAAAGATAAATGGGTTGTCGATAATATTAATTGAACACCAAATGTCTAACACATTTTGATTGTTCCAAGTTGACTAATGGTTTatggagaattttttttattgatatttgtatttttggcaaaaataaaatctaataatattttaaaatataatgaaaagaTTGTATTAACGTGGCATCATTTTTTGATGCGGTTTAGGCACCATTTGAGACCGGGCCGACACTGTGTTTAACATTATTGTTACTGAACTTCTGACttgataaaattaattaattaaacaatttgtaacaaaaaatgTTCTATGAAACAGTTGAAACTAAGGTGAAAaacttatacattaatttacaaaaaaaaagaaaacacacacacacacacacacaatatTCCAAGGTTTTTCATTTATCAATTTGCCACTATATGTCATTATATCAATGATCACGTAATATATACGATCAtgcaaatttacaaaaaaaaataaacacacacacaatatTCCAGGTTTTTCATTTGTCAATTTGCCACTATATGTCATTATATCAATCGATCACATAATATACGATCATGCAAATGTTGTTAGTTTAACTGCTTAGAGGAGATCTTGTCCAATCCAGATCCGAGAGTCCATGCGTTATGCTTAATTAAGAAGGAtattcatttatcatttttatgtaATCCAAAAAGAAGGTAAccaattttttgataaaattatatatatgaaagagGTCATAAAACATCTTGGCCCATGCTTCAAGTTCAAGCTGCTATAAAAGCCACTCGAACTCTTCATTTTATCCTCATTCTAATTCACACACAACATAGACTCTTTTGTCTCTAACCAAAAGAGGAATTTAACAATGGCTTCAAGAACGAAAAGCTTTTTAGCCATTTTCTTGATTCTGAACATCCTTTTCTGCACAACAATCTCTGCCTACGGTAACTGCGGTTGCCCTTCTCCCAAGCCAAAACCTCACCCCTCCCATAAGccaaaacctaaccctaaacccagACCAACCCCAACTCCAACCCCTAGCCCTGTCACAGCCAAATGCCCTAGAGACGCTCTTAAACTAGGAGTCTGCGCCAACGTGCTCAGCGGTCTACTCAACATCACCCTTGGGAAGCCACCTGTGAAGCCATGTTGCACCCTCATCAAAGGACTTGCTGATCTTGAAGCCGCGGCTTGTCTTTGCACCGCGCTTAAGGCTAACATCCTTGGGATCAACCTGAACATCCCTATCTCACTCAGTCTGCTTCTCAATGTTTGTAGCAAAAAGGTTCCCCCTGGTTTCCAATGCTAATCAAGATTATAATTATACAACCACCACTTGATGTCAACATACATATCTTCTTGTTTGGATAGACAAgataatatatgtaatatagATTCTGTAATATTTCTGTGTGTTTATGTATGAATATGTATGTGTGTATGTGATTTCTACAACTCTAAACTTcacatttgtttttattttgttctctTATATATACAGTCACAGGGGTGTTGTTGTACTGGctgtttaaattaataaataatatgtttaaTACTCTTTATGATCTCATAATCGTTATATAACATGTATTAAATCTTATCAGACCACGTTGATCAAGCGAAATATACACGGAAATAATCgttttaaaataagaataagATAGATGGATTTGATTACCAGATCAGATCAAAGGTAATTTATTAGTTGATAAGGGCAACTCGTGTATATATGGATGCGGTGTCAAGACTCTGCTTTGTGTTCGCTGATAATTGACACCTGTTCGTTTAACCAAAATTCTTTGTATGTAAGAGTAAGACGAAATTTGTGTCAACCTCTTATCATTTTAGTGATACTGAGTACTGACAAATGGATAGGGGTTCGAATAAATCAAATGAAAAGaggtatatgtatatatggaatAATCAAGGATGAACTTACCAAAGAGACGGTCAACTTTATAGAACAAAAAGAAGAGGTACTAGGCGTTTTTTGAAAGGGAGGTATTAAGGTATTTCCACCCTAGAATTAGTTTTGATTAAATTGGAAAAAATAGACACCTAAAACTTAGATTTGTCCCCGtagaacttttaaaatattatttagaaaaataagatTTAGATTTATGTTAATACCATAATACCCtttaattaactaattaatctgaattataaataataattttcataattaattttattttacattagaaaataaaaatgaaaaaaaaatagaaagagaaaaaaagaaagaggtaAACTTTAAACTTTACTCTAATTTTTAACCCATCAATGGCGATTTAGAATTTTGGAAAATCTTTACTTTTTCATCGAtgttcttctattttcttcCGTCTCTAATCTCTTTTCATCTTCTCCCTCTTTGTTTTTACACTCCTGTACAGATTTCGTCATAAAGTTGTTTCACCTTGGGTATCATCAATTTCATCAAAAACTAAAGTTCTTTTACATTTGGTATGCAATTAATTCTATAGATTCTTAGAACTCTAGATTTTTCATGAGAAAAAATTGTTATCTCTTTTCAACTAAAATTAATTCTATTTTAACCACGTACCAGTGGTTAAATTCAATCTGGGAAATCATGGGTTCGAGTGCTGTTGGGAGGTGATTTTCTTGAGGGATCTTCGGATTCAATACGGAGAAACCTACTAACGTGTGGCCACTAGTGGGATTTACATAGGGTGATTACCAGCCTTCCTGAATGTCTCGACAAATCCCTCGTTAAGTTCCGGTAGACGGTCATTGGCGGTAGTCGGATTCTCTCGAGATT is part of the Brassica rapa cultivar Chiifu-401-42 chromosome A09, CAAS_Brap_v3.01, whole genome shotgun sequence genome and harbors:
- the LOC103838389 gene encoding lipid transfer protein EARLI 1, which encodes MASRTKSFLAIFLILNILFCTTISAYGNCGCPSPKPKPHPSHKPKPNPKPRPTPTPTPSPVTAKCPRDALKLGVCANVLSGLLNITLGKPPVKPCCTLIKGLADLEAAACLCTALKANILGINLNIPISLSLLLNVCSKKVPPGFQC